A single genomic interval of Flavobacteriales bacterium harbors:
- a CDS encoding UDP-glucose/GDP-mannose dehydrogenase family protein, producing the protein MNIAVVGTGYVGLVTGTCFAETGNHVVCVDINEEKVRQLKAGQVPIYEPHLDVLFERNIRQGRLHFTTDLKEAVAQAQVIFLALPTPPGEDGSADLKYVLGVADDLGRIITDYKVIVDKSTVPVGTAEKVHAALAKNAKEELFDVVSNPEFLREGFAVDDFLKPDRVVVGTSSERARKVMEDLYKPFVRQGNPIIFMDERSAELTKYAANAFLATKITFMNEIANFCEKVGADVDKVRIGIGTDTRIGKRFLFPGIGYGGSCFPKDVQALAHSGDEAGYTFEIIRSVMAVNERQKTSLVDKVKAHYGGSLKGRRFALWGLAFKPDTDDIREAPALYIIEGLLKEGAQVAAFDPEAMPNVQRLLGERVTFAADEYEALQGADALLIATEWAEFRTPDLKRVGELLKEKLIFDGRNLYDLDHMQDNGFTYVSVGRQTVGAKKPVNA; encoded by the coding sequence ATGAACATCGCAGTCGTAGGAACAGGATACGTGGGGCTGGTGACCGGCACCTGCTTCGCCGAGACCGGCAACCACGTGGTGTGCGTGGACATCAACGAGGAGAAGGTGCGCCAGCTGAAGGCCGGCCAGGTGCCCATCTATGAGCCGCACCTCGACGTGCTCTTTGAGCGCAACATCCGGCAGGGCCGCCTACACTTCACCACCGACCTGAAGGAGGCCGTGGCCCAGGCGCAGGTGATCTTCCTGGCCCTGCCCACCCCGCCCGGCGAGGACGGCAGCGCCGACCTGAAGTACGTGCTGGGCGTGGCCGACGACCTGGGCCGCATCATCACGGACTACAAGGTGATCGTGGACAAGAGCACCGTGCCCGTGGGCACCGCCGAGAAGGTGCACGCCGCTCTGGCGAAGAACGCCAAGGAGGAGCTGTTCGATGTGGTGAGCAACCCCGAGTTCCTGCGCGAGGGCTTCGCGGTGGACGACTTCCTGAAGCCGGACCGCGTGGTGGTGGGCACCAGCAGCGAGCGCGCCCGCAAGGTGATGGAGGACCTCTACAAGCCCTTCGTGCGCCAGGGCAACCCCATCATCTTCATGGACGAGCGCAGCGCCGAACTGACCAAGTACGCGGCCAACGCCTTCCTGGCCACCAAGATCACGTTCATGAACGAGATCGCGAACTTCTGCGAGAAGGTGGGCGCCGATGTGGACAAGGTGCGCATCGGCATCGGCACGGACACGCGCATCGGCAAGCGCTTCCTCTTCCCCGGCATCGGCTACGGCGGCAGCTGCTTCCCCAAGGATGTGCAGGCCCTGGCCCACAGCGGCGATGAGGCCGGCTACACCTTCGAGATCATCCGCAGCGTGATGGCCGTGAACGAACGCCAGAAGACGAGTCTGGTGGACAAGGTGAAGGCGCACTACGGCGGCTCGCTCAAGGGGCGGCGCTTCGCCTTGTGGGGCCTGGCCTTCAAGCCGGACACGGACGACATCCGCGAAGCGCCGGCGCTCTACATCATCGAGGGCCTGCTCAAGGAGGGCGCCCAGGTGGCCGCCTTCGATCCGGAGGCCATGCCGAACGTACAGCGCCTGCTGGGCGAGCGCGTCACCTTCGCCGCCGACGAGTACGAGGCCCTGCAGGGCGCCGATGCCCTGCTCATCGCCACCGAGTGGGCCGAGTTCCGCACGCCCGACCTCAAGCGCGTGGGCGAGCTGCTCAAGGAGAAGCTCATCTTCGACGGCCGCAACCTCTACGACCTCGACCACATGCAGGACAACGGCTTCACGTACGTGAGCGTGGGCCGGCAGACCGTCGGGGCGAAGAAGCCGGTGAACGCCTAG
- a CDS encoding nucleotide sugar dehydrogenase: protein MYDRLVRKEARLAVIGLGYVGLPIALAFARKLKVVGFDINQKRVDMMRRSEDPSNELAPSEFEGCDIHFTADINDLKDVEFFIVAVPTPIDDQNIPDLRPLLGATRTVGQVLKKGDHVVYESTVYPGCTEEDCVPLLESLSGLKFVTDFKVGYSPERINPGDKEHTLERIVKVTSGCDAESAETVAKVYELVVKAGVHRAASIKVAEAAKIIENTQRDVNIALINELSIIFNRVGINTYDVLEAAGTKWNFLKFQPGLVGGHCIGVDPYYLVYKAKELGYHAQIIDAGRFVNDSMGGYVAKQTVKKIIAAGKNPAEARVLVMGATFKENVTDIRNSKVADVVKELQSFSCHVDVTDPHADGDEVKHEYGYTLAAEMKGPYDAIVVAVNHSEYANKDEAWFKSMMTPKGVLVDLKGIFRKEIKSLNYWSL, encoded by the coding sequence CTGTATGACCGCCTTGTGCGGAAGGAGGCCAGGCTGGCCGTGATCGGCCTGGGCTATGTGGGGCTTCCCATCGCGCTGGCCTTCGCGCGGAAGCTGAAGGTCGTGGGCTTCGACATCAACCAGAAGCGCGTGGACATGATGCGCCGCAGCGAGGACCCGAGCAACGAGCTCGCCCCGTCCGAGTTCGAGGGCTGCGACATCCACTTCACCGCCGACATCAACGACCTGAAGGACGTGGAGTTCTTCATCGTGGCGGTGCCCACGCCCATCGACGACCAGAACATCCCCGACCTGCGGCCGCTGCTGGGCGCCACGCGCACGGTGGGGCAGGTGCTCAAGAAGGGCGACCATGTGGTGTACGAGAGCACGGTCTACCCCGGCTGCACCGAGGAGGATTGCGTACCCCTGCTCGAGAGCCTCAGCGGGCTCAAGTTCGTCACCGACTTCAAGGTGGGCTACAGCCCCGAGCGCATCAACCCCGGCGACAAGGAGCACACCCTGGAGCGCATCGTGAAGGTGACCAGCGGCTGCGACGCGGAGAGCGCCGAGACCGTGGCGAAGGTGTACGAACTGGTGGTGAAGGCCGGCGTGCACCGGGCCGCGAGCATCAAGGTGGCCGAGGCGGCCAAGATCATCGAGAACACGCAGCGCGATGTGAACATCGCCCTGATCAACGAGCTTTCGATCATCTTCAACCGGGTGGGCATCAACACCTACGATGTGCTGGAGGCCGCGGGCACCAAATGGAACTTCCTCAAGTTCCAGCCGGGCCTGGTGGGCGGCCACTGCATCGGGGTTGACCCCTACTACCTGGTGTACAAGGCCAAGGAGCTGGGCTACCATGCGCAGATCATCGATGCCGGTCGTTTCGTGAACGACAGCATGGGCGGCTATGTGGCCAAGCAGACGGTGAAGAAGATCATCGCCGCGGGGAAGAACCCCGCCGAGGCCCGGGTGCTGGTGATGGGCGCCACCTTCAAGGAGAACGTCACCGACATCCGCAACAGCAAGGTGGCCGACGTGGTGAAGGAGCTGCAGAGCTTCAGCTGCCATGTGGACGTCACCGACCCGCACGCCGACGGCGACGAGGTGAAGCACGAGTACGGCTACACGCTCGCCGCGGAGATGAAGGGACCCTACGACGCCATCGTGGTGGCCGTGAACCATAGCGAGTATGCGAACAAGGACGAGGCCTGGTTCAAGAGCATGATGACCCCCAAGGGCGTGCTGGTGGACCTCAAGGGCATTTTCCGCAAGGAGATTAAGAGCTTGAACTATTGGAGCCTGTGA
- a CDS encoding N-acetyltransferase — translation MDFSAHPTAVIDEGAIIGAGTRIWHFSHIMPGCEIGEGCNIGQNVVVSPGVKLGRNVKVQNNVSIYTGVECGDDVFLGPSMVFTNVINPRSAVARRDQYLRTRVGRGASIGANATIVCGHDIGEFAFIGAGAVVTKEVPPYALVVGNPARRTGWMSEHGHKLSFNEAGEAICPESGQRYQLKEGRVSRIA, via the coding sequence ATGGACTTCTCCGCCCACCCCACCGCCGTCATCGACGAAGGAGCGATCATCGGTGCCGGCACACGCATCTGGCACTTCAGCCACATCATGCCCGGCTGCGAGATCGGGGAGGGCTGCAACATCGGCCAGAACGTGGTGGTGAGCCCCGGCGTGAAGCTGGGCCGCAACGTGAAGGTGCAGAACAACGTGAGCATCTACACCGGGGTGGAATGCGGCGACGACGTGTTCCTGGGCCCCAGCATGGTGTTCACCAACGTGATCAACCCGCGCAGCGCCGTGGCCCGCCGCGACCAATACCTGCGCACGCGGGTGGGGCGGGGGGCCAGCATCGGCGCCAACGCCACCATCGTCTGCGGGCACGACATCGGCGAGTTCGCCTTCATCGGCGCCGGTGCGGTGGTGACGAAGGAAGTGCCCCCGTACGCGCTGGTGGTGGGCAACCCCGCCCGGCGCACCGGCTGGATGAGCGAGCACGGCCACAAGCTGAGCTTCAACGAGGCCGGTGAGGCCATCTGCCCGGAGAGCGGCCAGCGCTATCAACTGAAGGAAGGACGCGTATCGCGCATCGCCTGA
- a CDS encoding Gfo/Idh/MocA family oxidoreductase encodes MSSGPHDKVRFAVIGCGHIGKRHAEMIQRDPEGELVALCDVRAKGELGLDGHDVPFFSDPEAMLRDVPGIDVVNVCSPNGLHARHSLLALEHRKHVVCEKPMGLSKADCEAVIYKALQMHRHVFGVMQNRYSPPSQWIKGVVDRGLLGEIYLVQVNCYWNRDARYYKPGGWKGTAQFDGGTLFTQFSHFIDILYWLFGDITDIQGRFADFNHAGLTEFEDSGLVNFRFLNGGMGCLNYSTSVWDRNLESSMTIIGSRGSVKIGGQYMDQVEVCHIQDYTMPELAPTNPANDYGAYKGSAQNHHYIIRNVVETIKGSNTMTTNALEGLKVVEIIERIYEKRDEQQSV; translated from the coding sequence ATGAGCAGCGGTCCCCACGACAAGGTGCGCTTCGCCGTGATCGGCTGCGGCCACATCGGCAAGCGGCATGCGGAGATGATCCAGCGCGACCCCGAGGGGGAGCTGGTGGCCCTGTGCGATGTGCGTGCGAAGGGCGAGCTCGGCCTCGATGGCCACGACGTACCCTTCTTCTCCGATCCCGAGGCGATGCTGCGCGATGTGCCCGGCATCGATGTGGTGAACGTGTGCAGCCCCAACGGCCTGCATGCGCGCCACAGCCTGCTGGCGCTGGAGCACCGCAAGCACGTGGTGTGCGAGAAGCCCATGGGCCTCAGCAAGGCCGACTGCGAGGCCGTGATCTACAAGGCGCTCCAGATGCACCGCCACGTCTTCGGCGTGATGCAGAACCGCTACAGCCCGCCCAGCCAGTGGATCAAGGGCGTGGTGGACCGCGGGCTGCTGGGCGAGATCTATCTGGTGCAGGTCAACTGTTACTGGAACCGCGACGCGCGCTATTACAAGCCGGGCGGCTGGAAGGGCACCGCGCAGTTCGACGGAGGCACGCTGTTCACCCAGTTCAGCCACTTCATCGACATCCTGTACTGGCTCTTCGGCGACATCACCGACATCCAGGGCCGCTTTGCCGACTTCAACCATGCCGGGCTCACCGAGTTCGAGGACAGCGGGCTGGTGAACTTCCGGTTCCTGAACGGCGGCATGGGATGCCTGAACTACAGCACCAGCGTGTGGGACCGGAACCTGGAGAGCAGCATGACCATCATCGGCTCCAGGGGCAGTGTGAAGATCGGTGGCCAGTACATGGACCAGGTGGAGGTCTGCCACATCCAGGACTACACCATGCCGGAGCTCGCGCCCACCAACCCCGCCAACGACTACGGGGCCTACAAGGGCAGCGCGCAGAACCACCACTACATCATCCGCAACGTGGTGGAGACCATCAAGGGAAGCAACACCATGACCACCAACGCCCTCGAGGGCCTCAAGGTGGTCGAGATCATCGAACGCATCTACGAGAAGAGGGATGAGCAGCAGTCTGTATGA
- a CDS encoding ABC transporter substrate-binding protein — translation MDLSLTSLRIAGVPEPYNLPWHLAMEQGRFAQAGIDLQWHTVPEGTGRMCRMLRDDELDMAVLVTEGAVRDILNGGPHRIVSTFVESPLPWGVHVPAWSDLREPAQLKGVLFAISRPGSGSHIMAMLYAERLGWRPGPDDLVVVHNMEGAARRMAEGSPVIFLWETYVTSRYVETGVMRRVDEVRGDWPGFVIVAREEFARTRPDVMREALAVLDRAVSGLDLSAHTVELVTQNAGFREELAREWLGHVRWRVGRPVGDAFQDLIRTLKHLGLVHGTADIALTHEFA, via the coding sequence TTGGACCTTTCTCTGACCTCTCTCCGCATCGCCGGTGTTCCCGAACCCTACAACCTGCCCTGGCACCTGGCCATGGAGCAGGGGCGGTTCGCACAGGCGGGCATCGATCTGCAGTGGCACACCGTGCCTGAAGGCACCGGCCGCATGTGCCGGATGCTCCGCGACGATGAGCTCGACATGGCCGTGCTGGTCACCGAAGGTGCTGTGCGCGACATCCTGAACGGAGGCCCGCATCGCATCGTGAGCACCTTCGTGGAGAGCCCGTTGCCGTGGGGCGTGCATGTGCCAGCATGGTCCGACCTGCGCGAGCCGGCCCAGCTGAAAGGCGTCCTCTTTGCCATCAGCCGGCCGGGCAGCGGAAGCCACATCATGGCCATGCTCTACGCCGAGCGCCTCGGCTGGCGCCCGGGCCCGGATGACCTGGTGGTGGTGCACAACATGGAGGGCGCGGCCCGGCGCATGGCCGAGGGAAGTCCCGTGATCTTCCTGTGGGAGACCTACGTCACCTCACGCTACGTGGAGACCGGCGTAATGCGCCGCGTGGACGAGGTGCGCGGCGACTGGCCGGGCTTCGTGATCGTGGCGCGTGAGGAGTTCGCCCGCACGCGACCGGACGTCATGCGGGAGGCCCTGGCCGTGCTGGACCGAGCGGTCAGTGGTCTGGACCTGAGCGCGCACACCGTGGAGCTGGTGACGCAGAACGCGGGCTTCCGCGAAGAGCTGGCGCGGGAATGGCTGGGGCATGTGCGGTGGCGGGTGGGGAGGCCCGTTGGCGATGCCTTTCAAGACTTGATCCGTACGCTTAAGCACCTTGGTCTGGTGCACGGGACCGCAGACATTGCGCTCACCCACGAGTTCGCGTGA
- a CDS encoding SDR family oxidoreductase — protein MARERVLITGAAGFLGSHLCDRFIKEGFHVIGMDNLITGRLKNIEHLFKLEQFEFYHHDVSKFVHVPGELKYILHFASPASPIDYLKIPIQTLKVGSLGTHNLLGLAKAKGARILVASTSEVYGDPQVHPQTEDYWGHVNPIGPRGVYDEAKRFQEAITMAYHTYHGLETRIVRIFNTYGPRMRLNDGRVLPAFIGQALRGEDLTVFGDGSQTRSFCYVDDLVEGIYRLLLSDYAGPVNVGNPGEITIAQFAEEIIKLTGTTQKVVYKPLPKDDPMQRQPDITLARKLLGWEPKVSRAEGLKITYDYFKSLTPEELNEKEHFSFEGYARK, from the coding sequence ATGGCACGCGAACGCGTACTCATCACCGGAGCCGCAGGCTTCCTGGGCTCACACCTCTGCGACCGCTTCATCAAGGAGGGCTTCCATGTCATCGGCATGGACAACCTCATCACCGGCCGGCTCAAGAACATCGAGCACCTCTTCAAGCTGGAGCAGTTCGAGTTCTATCACCACGACGTCTCGAAGTTCGTGCACGTGCCCGGCGAGCTGAAGTACATCCTGCACTTCGCCTCGCCCGCCTCGCCGATCGATTACCTGAAGATCCCCATCCAGACGCTGAAGGTGGGCAGCCTGGGCACTCACAACCTGCTCGGTCTGGCCAAGGCCAAGGGCGCGCGCATCCTGGTGGCCAGCACCAGCGAGGTCTACGGCGACCCGCAGGTGCACCCGCAGACCGAGGACTACTGGGGCCATGTGAACCCCATCGGTCCGCGCGGCGTGTACGATGAGGCCAAGCGCTTCCAAGAGGCCATCACCATGGCCTACCACACCTACCACGGGCTGGAGACGCGCATCGTGCGCATCTTCAATACCTACGGCCCGCGCATGCGCCTCAACGACGGCCGCGTGCTGCCCGCCTTCATCGGCCAGGCCCTGCGTGGCGAGGACCTCACCGTGTTCGGCGATGGTTCACAGACGCGCAGCTTCTGCTACGTGGACGACCTCGTCGAAGGGATCTACCGCCTGCTCCTCAGCGACTACGCCGGTCCGGTGAACGTGGGCAACCCCGGCGAGATCACCATCGCGCAGTTCGCCGAGGAGATCATCAAGCTCACGGGCACCACACAGAAAGTGGTGTACAAACCGCTGCCCAAGGACGACCCCATGCAGCGCCAGCCGGACATCACCCTGGCCCGCAAGCTGCTGGGCTGGGAGCCCAAGGTGAGCCGTGCCGAAGGGCTGAAGATCACCTACGACTACTTCAAGAGCCTCACCCCGGAGGAGCTCAACGAGAAGGAGCACTTCAGCTTCGAGGGTTACGCGCGGAAGTAG
- a CDS encoding DegT/DnrJ/EryC1/StrS family aminotransferase, which yields MKPIQMVDLVGQYARIKPEVDAAFERVIGSAAFINGPEVKAFEQELAAYLGARHVIGCANGTDALQIAMMALDLKPGDEVITPSFTFVATVEVVALLGIVPVFADVLPDSFNMDPEDVRRKITPRTKAIVPVHLFGQTADMDAIMAIAAEHDLFVIEDNCQAVGSDHRSAGGAVRKSGTIGHIGTTSFFPSKNLGCYGDGGALFTNDDALAKKLRRVCNHGSEVRYYHEVVGVNSRLDSLQAAVLRIKLRHLDAYAGARQAAAAHYDAAFAGVPGLTIPARSAFSTHVFHQYTLRVADGRRDALRKHLEDRGIPAMIYYPVPCHLQNAYKSPRFAEGSLPVTERLVHEVLSLPMSTELDSEQLEHITGAVKAFFN from the coding sequence ATGAAGCCCATCCAGATGGTCGACCTCGTCGGCCAGTACGCCCGCATCAAGCCCGAGGTGGACGCCGCGTTCGAGCGCGTGATCGGGAGCGCCGCCTTCATCAACGGTCCGGAGGTGAAGGCGTTCGAACAGGAACTGGCCGCCTACCTGGGCGCCAGACACGTGATCGGCTGCGCCAACGGCACCGACGCGCTGCAGATCGCCATGATGGCCCTGGACCTGAAGCCGGGTGATGAGGTGATCACCCCCTCGTTCACCTTCGTGGCCACCGTGGAGGTGGTGGCCCTGCTGGGCATCGTGCCGGTGTTCGCCGATGTGCTGCCGGACAGCTTCAACATGGACCCCGAGGACGTGCGCCGCAAGATCACCCCGCGCACCAAGGCCATCGTGCCGGTGCACCTGTTCGGGCAGACGGCGGACATGGACGCCATCATGGCGATCGCGGCGGAGCACGACCTGTTCGTGATCGAGGACAACTGCCAGGCGGTCGGCAGCGACCACCGCTCGGCCGGGGGCGCCGTGCGCAAGAGCGGCACCATCGGCCACATCGGCACCACCAGCTTCTTCCCCAGCAAGAACCTGGGCTGCTATGGCGATGGCGGCGCGCTGTTCACCAATGACGACGCGCTGGCCAAGAAGCTGCGGCGGGTGTGCAACCACGGCAGCGAGGTGCGCTACTACCATGAGGTGGTGGGGGTGAACAGCCGGTTGGACAGCCTGCAGGCCGCCGTGCTGCGCATCAAGCTGCGGCATCTGGACGCCTATGCCGGGGCGCGACAGGCGGCGGCGGCGCACTACGACGCGGCCTTCGCCGGGGTGCCCGGGCTCACGATCCCGGCCCGCAGCGCGTTCAGCACGCACGTGTTCCACCAGTACACGCTCCGGGTGGCCGACGGCCGTCGCGATGCCCTGCGCAAACACCTGGAGGACCGGGGGATACCGGCGATGATCTACTATCCTGTACCCTGTCACCTGCAGAATGCGTACAAGAGCCCCCGCTTCGCGGAAGGGTCGCTGCCGGTGACGGAGCGCCTCGTCCACGAAGTGCTGAGCCTGCCCATGAGCACCGAACTGGACAGCGAACAACTGGAGCACATCACCGGGGCCGTGAAGGCCTTCTTCAACTGA